The genomic region CGTACATTTAAATATTCTTTTGCGGATTTTTATTTTAATAAATAGAATTGAATTATGATGGGAGAAAGACTCTAGAATATTCTAGAGTCTTTTTAATTTTAAAAACCAGATAGTCTCGGAAACTATCTGGCCTAAGTAGCTACTTTTAGAGGATTTCACAATCCCAAAGTTTTTACCGAAAGAAATCGGCTTGTTGTCCGGTTTTAAATTGTGTGGTCCAATAAGTTGTCAACAGAGATGTGATATAAATCACTTAAAGAAACCAAACTCTCCAAATCAGGATAGCTAACATCTCGCTCCCA from Ligilactobacillus cholophilus harbors:
- a CDS encoding helix-turn-helix domain-containing protein, translating into MELGKNLEEKREDLCFTQKEVANILHVSRQTVSNWERDVSYPDLESLVSLSDLYHISVDNLLDHTI